The following coding sequences lie in one Mycoplasma crocodyli MP145 genomic window:
- the dcm gene encoding DNA (cytosine-5-)-methyltransferase produces MKLSVVELFAGVGGFRVGLNHINSFDENGRAIENNNWNFVWANQYEPSSNKQHAFECYITRFGDKNHSNDDISKVDKKVIPDHNLLVGGFPCQDYSVARSLSNNKGIEGKKGVLFWEISDILETKKTPFVLLENVDRLLKSPSSNRGRDFAIMLKTLNDLGYDAQWRVLNAGDYSMPQKRKRVFIFAYRKDLKWSKSIKCNNLNLNELNIFNKVFPIETITELKHIDLNKYEDVLDISLNYKSGSFHECGIMIDNNIYHSKIKPINEVKHTLSSILEKASSFNDHYDNLIINEQNLEKWKFLKGSKKINRTSKEGHNYIYSEGAMSFPDNLDEPARTMLTSEGSINRTSHIIFDKKINNYRILTPLECELIQMFPANWTNTMPDKKRYFMMGNALVTGVISRMEPLLKEIIKNED; encoded by the coding sequence ATGAAATTATCAGTAGTTGAATTATTTGCAGGTGTAGGTGGTTTTAGAGTTGGGCTTAATCATATAAATTCTTTTGATGAAAATGGAAGAGCAATTGAAAATAATAACTGAAATTTTGTCTGAGCAAATCAATATGAACCTTCATCTAACAAGCAACATGCTTTTGAATGTTATATAACAAGATTTGGTGACAAGAATCATTCAAATGATGACATATCAAAAGTAGATAAAAAAGTAATTCCTGATCATAATTTATTGGTAGGTGGTTTTCCTTGTCAAGATTATTCAGTTGCTAGATCTCTTTCAAATAACAAAGGCATAGAAGGCAAAAAAGGTGTTTTATTTTGAGAAATAAGTGATATTTTAGAAACAAAAAAAACACCGTTTGTTTTATTAGAAAATGTTGACAGGTTACTTAAATCTCCATCAAGCAATCGTGGTAGAGATTTTGCAATTATGTTAAAAACTCTAAATGATTTAGGATATGATGCACAATGAAGAGTCTTAAATGCTGGTGATTATTCTATGCCTCAAAAAAGGAAAAGAGTATTTATTTTTGCTTATAGAAAAGATTTAAAATGATCAAAGTCAATAAAGTGTAATAATCTTAATTTAAATGAATTAAATATTTTTAATAAAGTATTTCCAATAGAAACAATAACAGAACTTAAACATATAGATTTAAATAAATATGAGGACGTTTTAGATATATCTCTAAACTACAAAAGTGGTTCATTCCATGAATGTGGAATTATGATCGATAATAATATTTATCACTCTAAAATAAAACCTATAAATGAAGTAAAACATACATTAAGTTCAATATTAGAAAAAGCATCATCTTTTAATGACCATTATGATAATTTAATAATCAATGAGCAAAATCTTGAAAAATGAAAATTTCTAAAAGGTTCTAAAAAAATTAATAGAACTTCAAAAGAAGGTCATAATTATATATATAGTGAAGGTGCAATGTCTTTTCCTGATAATCTCGATGAACCAGCAAGAACAATGCTAACAAGTGAAGGTTCAATCAATAGAACATCACATATAATATTTGATAAAAAAATAAATAATTATAGAATTCTAACACCATTAGAATGCGAATTAATTCAAATGTTTCCTGCAAATTGAACCAATACTATGCCTGATAAAAAAAGATATTTTATGATGGGGAATGCTTTAGTTACGGGTGTAATTTCTAGAATGGAGCCTTTACTAAAAGAAATAATTAAAAATGAAGACTAA
- a CDS encoding potassium channel family protein, giving the protein MQKQKHSLLLQSLNTIVTSDSVLPDETEKNKKLITLLRLIYLLTIAFLVIFSFFAFAIKTKELQPIKIIIGIVTFFVFLTDYILHWITYPVRSKRKNNWIDLLVFPLSGVGIILLLSTLSSLYVIKYLGAPNSKFFDYFESITLVRLLRLVLLLKIFTPFKIFVNVFKEQKVVLINTFAFIFILIVAFALIIWNNEVDWLETQIQNKLKEGNVTEGAVPDSLYKEEYDKIYAELSGGVVTNFWDALYYSTVTLTTIGYGDFAPHAGNSKLIVVIISLLGIAIFAIPSGVVAGAVLTQIQEIDKKNKKEKEME; this is encoded by the coding sequence ATGCAAAAACAAAAACATTCTTTACTTTTACAATCATTAAATACAATTGTAACAAGTGACTCGGTTTTACCTGATGAAACCGAAAAAAATAAGAAATTAATAACTCTTTTAAGATTAATTTATCTCTTGACTATAGCCTTTTTAGTAATTTTTAGTTTTTTCGCATTCGCTATAAAAACTAAAGAATTACAACCTATAAAAATTATAATAGGGATTGTGACATTCTTTGTTTTTTTAACCGATTATATATTACATTGAATAACATATCCGGTTAGATCAAAAAGGAAAAACAATTGAATAGATTTATTAGTTTTCCCACTTAGTGGAGTAGGTATTATATTATTACTTTCAACTTTATCTTCATTATATGTTATTAAATATTTGGGTGCTCCAAATTCAAAATTCTTTGATTACTTTGAATCAATTACTCTTGTTAGATTACTTAGATTAGTACTTTTATTAAAAATATTTACACCGTTTAAAATTTTTGTAAACGTATTTAAAGAACAAAAAGTTGTACTTATAAATACGTTCGCTTTTATATTTATTTTGATAGTTGCATTTGCTTTAATAATTTGAAATAACGAAGTAGATTGATTAGAAACTCAAATTCAAAACAAATTAAAAGAAGGAAATGTAACTGAAGGTGCTGTACCAGATTCATTATACAAAGAAGAATATGATAAAATATATGCTGAATTATCAGGTGGTGTAGTTACTAATTTTTGAGATGCTTTATATTATTCAACAGTAACTTTAACAACAATAGGATATGGTGATTTTGCACCACATGCAGGAAATTCAAAATTGATTGTTGTGATTATTTCTCTTTTAGGTATTGCAATTTTTGCAATACCAAGTGGTGTTGTAGCCGGAGCTGTTCTTACCCAAATTCAAGAAATCGATAAAAAAAATAAAAAAGAAAAGGAGATGGAATAG
- a CDS encoding serine/threonine-protein kinase, with protein sequence MNNMHAFPPSWSNVYKKYKIIKSIGTGGMGSVYLVETLDGKKERYALKYRHNDTNMNNLARFKSELRLLKKIKSKNIPYIYDESIEGPNEHYFVMEYIEGKTLKEVIKENGRLNSRVAVTYAKQIAAGLGELHNCGIIHRDIKSENIIISNTQNVKIIDLGISLDEESQRYTKTNNVICSAYYNAPETIENKNNITKSIDVYALGIMLFEMLTGKYPYSGQTAAQTVIMHRNAEMPRIKELIEVPQSLENIIIKATAKDPNKRHKDMWEFRHDLDTCFRVERGIEDPLSLRTIKPKVKSSDIFNSKWFIIIALVVFLILLIVSIAIIFILVR encoded by the coding sequence ATGAATAATATGCATGCCTTTCCACCTTCTTGATCAAACGTTTATAAAAAGTATAAAATAATAAAATCTATTGGTACTGGTGGAATGGGTTCGGTTTATTTGGTCGAAACTCTTGACGGCAAAAAAGAACGCTATGCTTTAAAATATAGACATAATGATACTAACATGAATAACTTGGCTCGTTTTAAAAGTGAGTTAAGATTACTGAAAAAAATAAAATCAAAAAATATTCCTTATATTTATGACGAAAGTATTGAAGGACCAAACGAGCACTATTTTGTTATGGAATATATAGAGGGTAAAACACTTAAAGAAGTAATTAAAGAAAACGGTAGATTAAACTCTAGAGTTGCAGTTACTTATGCCAAGCAAATTGCAGCCGGTCTTGGTGAATTACATAATTGCGGAATAATTCATAGGGATATAAAATCGGAAAATATCATAATTTCCAATACACAAAATGTAAAAATAATTGATTTAGGTATATCTCTTGATGAAGAATCACAAAGATATACAAAAACAAATAATGTTATTTGTAGTGCTTATTATAATGCGCCTGAAACCATAGAAAATAAGAATAATATTACTAAGTCAATTGACGTATATGCCTTGGGTATAATGCTTTTTGAAATGCTAACCGGAAAATACCCTTATTCTGGACAAACAGCCGCTCAAACAGTTATAATGCATCGTAATGCAGAAATGCCTAGAATTAAAGAACTTATAGAAGTTCCTCAAAGTTTAGAAAATATAATTATTAAAGCAACTGCAAAAGATCCAAATAAAAGACATAAAGATATGTGAGAATTTAGACATGATTTAGATACTTGCTTTAGAGTAGAAAGAGGAATTGAAGATCCACTTTCTCTAAGAACTATTAAACCTAAAGTAAAGTCAAGTGATATTTTTAATTCGAAGTGATTTATAATAATAGCATTAGTAGTTTTTCTTATATTACTTATTGTTTCAATAGCAATAATCTTTATATTGGTAAGATAA
- a CDS encoding ribulose-phosphate 3-epimerase, translating into MEKNITPSLLNVEESKRLDMANTLIKAGIKWIHYDVMDEKFVPNKAIQISEIANISKNGLKHFKDAHLMVVNPLDYINDLKDIVDVITFHWEAFDDKEDFYDWLIQNYDDYKIGLAIKPNTKVEEIVDFLPYISLVLVMSVEPGKGGQSFIPSALDKIKFLYETRISKSYNYLIQVDGGINQDTSKLCFKNGADALVAGTYLVVEPTPERIKTLLPK; encoded by the coding sequence ATGGAAAAAAATATTACACCTTCACTGCTTAATGTTGAAGAATCAAAACGTTTAGATATGGCTAACACTTTAATAAAAGCGGGAATAAAATGAATACATTATGATGTTATGGATGAAAAATTCGTTCCTAACAAAGCCATACAAATAAGTGAAATTGCTAATATATCAAAAAACGGTCTTAAACACTTTAAAGATGCCCACCTAATGGTTGTTAATCCGCTTGATTATATTAATGATTTAAAAGATATAGTTGATGTTATTACGTTTCACTGAGAAGCATTTGATGATAAGGAAGATTTTTATGATTGATTAATTCAAAACTATGATGACTATAAAATCGGTTTAGCAATTAAACCTAATACAAAGGTCGAAGAAATAGTTGACTTTCTTCCTTATATTTCACTTGTTCTCGTAATGAGCGTTGAGCCAGGAAAGGGTGGGCAATCATTCATTCCAAGTGCTTTAGATAAAATCAAGTTTTTATATGAAACTAGAATTAGTAAATCATATAATTATTTAATCCAAGTTGATGGCGGAATCAATCAAGATACATCAAAGTTATGCTTCAAAAATGGAGCTGACGCTCTTGTTGCTGGAACATATTTAGTGGTTGAACCCACACCTGAAAGAATAAAAACTTTATTACCTAAATAA
- the rsgA gene encoding ribosome small subunit-dependent GTPase A, with protein MLGKIYSINAGIYHVNDGQNDYKIPALGILRFQNITPLVGDIVEFNQDVLTSIKERKNFFIRPKVANIDQVIVVISLFEPTFQNYLLDKYLAVIEYKRIKPILFFTKSDLGETKWFDYYSKMGYEVYLVNNNNPKQVKKLKGIFKNKVSVFLGQSGVGKTSTINNLSDNDFKVQNISKALGRGKHTTRLIQIIKFNGGELIDTPGFGSLELDINNLQLAQSYSFLYNNFSKCKYRSCLHLNEIVNDCYIKSQVGSDFWPNERYENYLKLSKETKKENW; from the coding sequence ATGTTAGGAAAAATTTACTCAATAAATGCAGGAATATATCATGTAAATGATGGACAAAATGATTATAAAATACCTGCTTTAGGAATCCTGAGATTCCAAAATATTACCCCACTTGTTGGTGATATAGTTGAATTTAATCAAGATGTTTTAACATCGATTAAAGAAAGAAAAAACTTTTTTATTCGTCCTAAGGTTGCCAATATTGACCAAGTAATTGTAGTGATTTCATTATTTGAACCAACATTTCAAAATTATTTGCTTGATAAATATTTAGCAGTCATTGAATATAAAAGAATCAAGCCAATTTTATTTTTTACTAAGAGTGATTTAGGCGAAACAAAATGATTTGATTATTATTCAAAAATGGGTTATGAAGTTTATTTAGTAAATAATAATAATCCTAAACAAGTAAAGAAATTAAAGGGAATATTTAAGAATAAAGTAAGTGTTTTCTTAGGTCAAAGTGGAGTTGGTAAAACTTCTACAATTAATAATTTGAGTGATAATGACTTTAAAGTACAAAACATTTCTAAAGCACTAGGCAGAGGAAAACATACTACAAGGTTAATTCAAATTATTAAATTTAATGGTGGTGAATTAATTGACACACCAGGTTTTGGAAGTCTGGAACTTGATATTAATAATTTACAATTAGCACAAAGTTATTCATTTTTATATAATAATTTTTCTAAATGTAAATATAGGTCGTGTTTGCATTTAAATGAAATAGTTAATGATTGTTATATAAAAAGTCAAGTTGGTTCTGATTTCTGACCAAACGAAAGATATGAAAACTATCTAAAACTTTCTAAAGAAACTAAAAAGGAGAATTGATAA
- the gmk gene encoding guanylate kinase, with protein MKNKKNNVIILSGPSGVGKGTIERLLFDFEELNLSMSCSVTTRKPRAGEINSIHYYFMDKSIVQQMIKSREFLEFSYHFGNYYGTLWSELNKINQKGKVPILEIETRGASQVIEQLSKKENEYNIISIFVLPPSINDLKERIIKRGSENDETIRSRLAKAEEEINESSFFKYRVVNDIPERAADEIKNIILKEIN; from the coding sequence ATGAAAAACAAAAAAAATAATGTAATTATTCTTAGTGGTCCAAGTGGAGTTGGAAAGGGTACAATTGAAAGATTGCTTTTTGATTTTGAAGAGCTTAATTTATCTATGTCTTGCTCAGTTACGACTAGGAAACCTCGTGCAGGAGAGATAAATTCCATTCACTACTATTTTATGGATAAGTCAATTGTACAACAAATGATTAAATCACGTGAGTTCCTAGAATTTTCATATCATTTTGGAAATTATTATGGAACTCTTTGATCTGAATTAAATAAAATAAATCAAAAAGGAAAAGTGCCTATTCTTGAAATTGAAACACGTGGGGCAAGTCAAGTAATTGAACAACTTTCTAAAAAAGAAAATGAATATAACATTATTAGTATTTTTGTTTTACCACCATCAATTAATGACTTAAAAGAGCGAATAATTAAACGTGGTTCTGAAAATGATGAAACAATTCGTTCAAGATTAGCAAAAGCTGAAGAAGAAATTAATGAATCATCATTTTTTAAATATAGAGTTGTTAATGATATTCCAGAAAGAGCAGCTGATGAAATTAAAAACATTATTTTAAAGGAAATTAATTAA
- a CDS encoding cation-translocating P-type ATPase, with protein sequence MKKNNIVNNTPSYNSDLFNTNKKTGLYDDEVNKRLEKYGKNVLHSSKKINPFVSFIKQFKDFMIILLLIAAVFSVSVAIYELVRHGVEGRLNDTVISFVEPGIILLVVILNSILGAYQEIKSDQAVKALEKINETNAKVLRNGRMILIPSSMLVPGDILVIEAGDTISADAQLIESYNLMVVESSLTGESLSTEKDWAFKEKENCALGDRKSSIFSGTYVTNGRGVAIVKATGSFTEIGKINKLIKEQNVLLSPLQIKLNKLGKIFSIAGIALLIFAAIAQILLDNLISGSWTNINVYTNSLITSISLAVAAIPEGLITFTSVLLAIGVTNMTKQNAIIKSLSSVETIGSTSIICSDKTGTLTENKMVVVDMMNENEIHSKNNDINEFKFLISQSILCTDASIHLNQNDEFEEVGDPTETGLLRQGYKVNLIKEDLLKTHIKIDSLPFDSDRKMMSVLINHNEDIYMITKGAPDVILSKVKNKTKLIHEMNELWSNQSYRVLAFAIKKFSKSKKSLSFADENELEFIGLIAMIDPPRANVKSSIEEAQKAGIKTVMITGDHLTTAVAIAKSLGIYKDGDLALTGSELAQLNQKELEEKVKSISVYARVNPEDKLRIVKAWQYHDQVVAMTGDGVNDAPALKASNVGCAMGITGTDVSKQAADVILTDDNFNTIVKAIKGGRQTYDKIKTVVLNLLVSSLTEIFVMLIGLFAFRFIFFNTIGASTEFWVLSASQLLWINLLTHGLPAIALGMVDSGKDVMNRLPYNKNENIFAQGMGINLLIQSIILSLLSLGSYLVVGLIAKQNGIIGLEFVKLTSTACFITMGIAASLNSLNLMSDKSILTSSVRKYKLVYLASLFSFVCVIIAAFVPGIRNVFKMLDISTFSGNYTIYYWLIPLGLGFGLILWNEISKLFKKNAKYS encoded by the coding sequence ATGAAAAAAAATAATATAGTAAATAATACTCCATCATATAATTCTGATTTGTTTAACACAAATAAAAAAACAGGATTATATGATGATGAAGTAAATAAAAGGTTGGAAAAATATGGAAAAAACGTATTACACAGTTCTAAAAAAATTAATCCTTTTGTATCATTTATAAAACAATTTAAGGATTTTATGATTATCTTGCTATTAATAGCAGCAGTGTTTAGTGTTTCGGTTGCTATTTATGAATTAGTAAGACACGGAGTAGAAGGTAGACTTAACGATACAGTTATAAGTTTTGTTGAACCAGGAATAATTCTATTGGTTGTTATATTAAATAGTATACTTGGTGCTTATCAAGAAATAAAAAGTGACCAGGCAGTAAAAGCATTAGAAAAAATTAATGAAACAAATGCCAAAGTTTTAAGAAATGGTAGAATGATTTTAATACCTTCCAGTATGTTGGTGCCAGGTGATATTTTAGTAATAGAGGCTGGAGATACAATAAGTGCAGATGCGCAACTAATTGAATCATATAACTTAATGGTTGTTGAATCTTCATTGACCGGTGAATCACTATCAACTGAAAAAGATTGAGCTTTTAAGGAGAAAGAAAATTGTGCATTAGGGGATAGAAAATCAAGTATTTTTTCAGGTACATACGTGACAAATGGTCGTGGGGTAGCAATAGTTAAGGCGACGGGATCGTTTACTGAAATAGGTAAAATAAACAAACTTATTAAAGAACAAAATGTATTGCTTTCACCACTACAAATAAAACTTAATAAATTAGGTAAAATTTTTAGTATTGCAGGGATTGCATTATTGATTTTTGCAGCCATAGCACAAATACTTTTGGATAATTTAATTAGTGGAAGTTGAACCAATATAAATGTTTATACAAATTCATTAATAACCTCAATTTCACTTGCAGTTGCTGCAATTCCAGAAGGATTAATTACTTTTACAAGCGTCCTTTTAGCAATTGGTGTAACCAATATGACAAAGCAAAATGCAATCATTAAATCATTATCGAGTGTTGAAACTATTGGTTCAACTTCGATAATATGTTCTGATAAAACCGGAACGTTAACTGAAAACAAGATGGTTGTTGTTGATATGATGAATGAGAATGAAATTCATAGCAAAAACAATGATATTAATGAATTTAAATTCTTAATTTCACAATCAATTTTATGTACTGATGCAAGTATTCATTTAAATCAAAATGATGAGTTTGAAGAGGTTGGAGATCCTACTGAAACCGGTTTATTAAGACAAGGGTATAAAGTAAATCTTATAAAAGAAGATTTATTAAAAACACATATTAAAATAGATTCTCTACCATTTGATTCCGATAGGAAAATGATGTCGGTTTTAATAAATCACAATGAAGATATTTACATGATAACAAAAGGAGCACCCGACGTTATCCTTAGCAAAGTAAAAAATAAAACTAAATTAATTCATGAAATGAATGAATTGTGATCTAATCAATCTTATAGAGTATTAGCTTTTGCAATAAAGAAATTTAGCAAATCAAAGAAATCTTTAAGTTTTGCTGATGAAAATGAGCTTGAATTTATAGGATTAATTGCGATGATTGATCCACCAAGAGCAAATGTTAAAAGTAGTATTGAGGAAGCACAAAAAGCTGGTATTAAAACAGTAATGATAACTGGTGATCACTTAACTACAGCTGTAGCTATAGCTAAAAGTTTAGGGATTTACAAGGATGGTGATTTAGCTCTTACAGGTTCTGAACTAGCACAATTAAACCAAAAGGAACTAGAAGAAAAAGTAAAATCAATAAGTGTCTATGCACGTGTAAATCCCGAAGATAAATTACGAATAGTAAAAGCTTGACAATATCATGATCAAGTTGTTGCTATGACTGGAGATGGTGTAAACGACGCTCCCGCACTTAAAGCAAGTAATGTTGGTTGTGCCATGGGAATTACAGGAACTGATGTTTCAAAACAAGCTGCGGATGTAATACTAACGGATGACAATTTTAATACAATAGTAAAAGCTATAAAAGGTGGAAGACAAACATACGATAAAATAAAAACAGTTGTTTTGAATTTATTAGTTTCATCACTTACAGAAATATTCGTAATGTTAATAGGATTATTTGCATTCAGATTTATTTTCTTTAACACAATTGGAGCAAGTACAGAATTTTGAGTCTTATCCGCTTCACAACTATTATGAATTAATTTATTAACTCATGGACTTCCGGCAATTGCATTAGGTATGGTCGATTCCGGAAAAGATGTAATGAATCGCTTACCTTATAATAAAAATGAAAATATTTTTGCACAAGGCATGGGTATAAATTTATTAATTCAATCAATCATTCTTTCGTTATTATCACTCGGTTCTTACCTTGTAGTTGGATTAATAGCAAAACAAAATGGAATAATCGGTTTAGAATTTGTTAAATTAACTTCAACAGCATGTTTTATTACCATGGGGATCGCAGCTTCATTAAACTCATTAAACTTAATGAGTGATAAAAGTATTCTTACGTCAAGCGTTAGAAAATATAAATTAGTTTATTTAGCTTCATTATTTTCATTTGTATGCGTAATAATAGCCGCTTTTGTACCGGGAATTAGAAATGTGTTTAAAATGTTAGATATATCTACATTTTCAGGAAATTACACAATATATTATTGACTTATTCCTTTAGGATTAGGATTTGGTCTAATTTTATGAAACGAAATCTCAAAATTATTTAAAAAAAATGCAAAATATAGTTAG
- a CDS encoding nitroreductase family protein, with protein MKNQIVELLKKRSSVREMIHTQLSKDEINLLVEGINSSATSMSRVSASAIIITDQKVKEEIKTLCGAKAQEHLSTSAAIIVFMVDQSRAKYAANKKNITIDTKNLDNFLQAFGDAYIMATNASITANSLGYGTVYLGSLRFFDIPGYLQKKYNLSKDILPVLGLAIGKAKNDKKYHPYHINKTFVDEYNQNKVFEELEQFNNDEVKFLGEQYKHFAYMDNVPKTYQNDFTEAYKKYLPEILDVNKIK; from the coding sequence ATGAAAAATCAAATTGTTGAATTACTAAAAAAACGTTCTTCAGTAAGAGAAATGATTCACACACAACTAAGCAAAGATGAAATTAATTTATTGGTCGAAGGAATTAATTCATCTGCTACATCAATGTCGAGAGTTTCTGCAAGTGCTATTATAATTACAGATCAAAAAGTTAAAGAAGAAATAAAAACTCTTTGTGGGGCAAAAGCACAAGAACACCTAAGTACATCAGCTGCTATTATTGTTTTCATGGTCGATCAATCACGTGCTAAATATGCGGCAAATAAAAAGAATATAACAATTGATACTAAAAATCTAGATAATTTTTTACAAGCATTCGGAGATGCATATATTATGGCAACGAATGCATCCATTACAGCTAACTCATTAGGCTATGGTACAGTTTATTTAGGAAGCTTGAGATTTTTTGATATACCAGGATATTTACAAAAAAAATATAACTTAAGTAAGGATATTTTACCAGTTTTAGGTCTTGCTATTGGAAAGGCTAAAAATGATAAAAAATACCACCCTTATCATATTAATAAAACTTTTGTTGATGAGTATAATCAAAATAAAGTTTTTGAAGAATTAGAACAATTCAATAATGATGAAGTTAAGTTTTTAGGAGAACAATATAAACATTTTGCATATATGGATAATGTACCAAAAACATATCAAAATGATTTTACAGAAGCTTATAAAAAATACTTACCAGAAATTTTAGATGTTAATAAGATAAAGTAA
- a CDS encoding PP2C family protein-serine/threonine phosphatase — MQILQQSNKGNYREENQDRVGSFSKNGVHFAILCDGMGGHFGGSIASSTTVNSFGIEFNNNYQLDSKNAKNWFFETTEKIKKQMRLHSEQDFTKTDMGTTLTAVLIFPEEKNIIIFNIGDSRTYAFTKKKEIIQLTVDHNWYNQLVNEGLNKTFAHRAPHSQALTSSIGPTKKTTIEMFEITPESYKKISHLFLTSDGIHGFVPDDELQVAMSNTKKNNEQKMLSILEMAELNNSNDNMSIILIDLIGEENE, encoded by the coding sequence ATGCAAATACTACAACAATCAAATAAAGGAAATTATAGAGAAGAAAATCAGGATAGAGTTGGTTCATTTTCAAAAAATGGTGTTCATTTTGCAATTTTATGTGATGGAATGGGTGGTCATTTTGGTGGTTCAATTGCTTCATCAACAACAGTTAATAGTTTCGGTATAGAGTTCAATAACAACTATCAATTAGATAGTAAAAATGCTAAGAATTGATTTTTTGAAACAACTGAAAAAATTAAAAAACAAATGAGACTACATTCTGAACAAGATTTTACAAAAACAGATATGGGAACAACTTTAACTGCTGTTTTAATTTTTCCTGAAGAAAAAAATATCATAATTTTTAATATTGGTGATTCAAGAACATATGCTTTTACAAAGAAAAAAGAAATCATTCAACTTACTGTTGACCACAATTGATATAATCAACTTGTTAATGAAGGTCTTAACAAAACATTTGCTCATCGTGCTCCACATTCTCAAGCTTTGACCAGTTCTATTGGACCAACTAAAAAAACAACTATTGAAATGTTTGAAATAACTCCTGAAAGTTATAAAAAAATTTCGCACTTGTTTTTAACTAGTGACGGAATTCATGGTTTTGTGCCTGATGATGAATTACAGGTTGCAATGTCTAATACTAAAAAAAATAATGAGCAAAAAATGCTTAGTATTTTAGAAATGGCTGAATTAAACAATTCAAATGACAATATGTCGATAATATTAATTGATTTGATCGGAGAAGAAAATGAATAA